A DNA window from Camelina sativa cultivar DH55 chromosome 17, Cs, whole genome shotgun sequence contains the following coding sequences:
- the LOC104754428 gene encoding pre-mRNA-splicing factor 18-like: protein MDLLREEILKKRKKLNEESGGKKFFKRSEIEQKKIQKLREEERRENEIKAQRRAAGGGDGKLSGAPGSSNATASASSLSDAAAAANADSKSLTDERNIENLTLPRQEVIRRLRFLKQPMTLFGEDDQARLDRLNYVLKEGLFEVDSDMNEGQTNDFLRDIAELKKRQKSGIMGKRKSRDERGRDQGDRGETREDDLSGGESSDVDADKDMERLKANFEDLCDEDKILVFYKKLLIEWKLELDAMENTERRTATGKKMVATFKQCARYLTPLFNLCRKKGLPGDIRQALMVMVNHCIKRDYLAAMDHYIKLAIGNAPWPIGVTMVGIHERSAREKIFTNSVAHIMNDETTRKYLQSVKRLMTFCQRRYPTMPSKAVEFNSLANGSDLQSLLAEERFFGGDRERVSEERLRLMPSQSDS, encoded by the exons ATGGATCTGCTTAGGGAAGAGATTCTGAAGAAACGTAAGAAGCTAAATGAGGAATCTGGTGGCAAGAAGTTCTTCAAACGATCTGAGATCGAGCAGAAGAAAATCCAGAAGCTTCGAGAGGAAGAACGACGCGAGAACGAGATTAAAGCTCAGCGGAGAGCCGCCGGTGGTGGAGATGGTAAACTATCCGGTGCTCCTGGTTCTTCTAACGCTACTGCATCTGCGTCTTCCTTATCAGACGCTGCTGCTGCTGCCAACGCCGATTCCAAATCCCTAACCGACGAGCGAAACATCGAAAACCTAACTCTCCCGAGGCAGGAAGTGATTCGTCGTTTGAGATTCCTTAAGCAGCCGATGACTCTCTTCGGAGAAGACGATCAAGCGCGGCTCGATCGACTCAACTACGTGTTGAAGGAAGGATTGTTCGAGGTTGATAGCGATATGAACGAAGGACAGACGAATGATTTCTTGCGTGACATCGCAGAGCTTAAGAAGAGGCAGAAGAGTGGTATCATGGGAAAGAGGAAGAGTAGAGATGAGAGAGGTAGAGATCAAGGTGACAGAGGTGAAACGAGGGAAGATGATCTTAGTGGTGGTGAATCGAGTGATGTTGATGCTGATAAAGATATGGAGCGTTTGAAAGCTAACTTTGAGGATCTATGCGATGAGGATAAGATTCTTGTGTTTTACAAGAAGCTGTTGATTGAATGGAAACTGGAGCTTGATGCTATGGAGAACACTGAACGGAGAACTGCTACAGGGAAAAAGATGGTAGCCACTTTTAAGCAGTGTGCTAGGTATCTTACTCCTCTCTTCAACTTATGCAGGAAGAAG GGTTTACCAGGTGACATTCGTCAAGCTTTAATGGTGATGGTTAACCACTGCATAAAGCGAGACTATCTCGCTGCAATGGACCACTACATCAAACTAGCTATCGGGAACGCGCCATGGCCCATTGGAGTGACTATGGTTGGTATTCATGAACGTTCAGCACGAGAGAAGATTTTCACCAACAGTGTTGCACACATCATGAATGATGAAACCACTCGCAAGTATCTTCAGTCAGTTAAAAGACTGATGACTTTCTGTCAAAGACGTTACCCAACGATGCCTTCTAAAGCCGTTGAGTTCAATAGCTTAGCCAACGGAAGCGACTTACAATCCTTACTCGCCGAAGAGAGATTCTTTGGTGGTGATCGTGAACGAGTCTCGGAGGAGAGACTCCGGCTTATGCCTTCTCAGAGCGATAGCTAG
- the LOC104754426 gene encoding N-alpha-acetyltransferase 20-like codes for MTTIRRFSCNDLLRFTSVNLDHLTETFNMSFYMTYLARWPDYFHVAEGPGNRVMGYIMGKVEGQGESWHGHVTAVTVSPEYRRQQLAKKLMNLLEDISDKIDKAYFVDLFVRASNTPAIKMYEKLGYIIYRRVLRYYSGEEDGLDMRKALSRDVEKKSVIPLKRPITPDELEYD; via the exons atgaCGACCATACGTAGATTCAGCTGCAACGACCTTCTCCGATTCACTTCTGTGAATCTAGACCACCTTACTGAAACA TTCAATATGTCCTTCTACATGACCTACTTAGCGAGATGGCCTGACTATTTTCATGTTGCCGAAGGTCCTGGCAATCGTGTCATGGGTTACA TTATGGGTAAAGTTGAAGGACAGGGTGAATCCTGGCATGGTCATGTGACTGCCGTCACTGTCTCTCCAGAATATCGCAGGCAGCAACTCGCAAAGAAACTGATGAACCTTCTGGAAGATATCAGTGATAAGAT TGATAAAGCCTACTTTGTGGATCTTTTCGTAAGAGCTTCCAACACGCCAGCCATCAAGATGTATGAAAAG CTTGGCTACATAATCTATAGGCGTGTATTACGCTATTATTCAGGAGAGGAAGATGGATTAG ATATGAGGAAGGCATTATCAAGAGATGTAGAGAAAAAGTCTGTGATTCCTCTCAAGAGACCTATCACACCTGATGAACTAGAGTATGATTAA
- the LOC104754425 gene encoding probable transmembrane GTPase FZO-like, chloroplastic, translating into MRTLISHRQCVTSPFLISATTPPFPSRCCRLTSSSSFSPSRHRRLSSLSIRNVSHESADQTSSSSRPRTLYPGGYKRPELAVPGLLLRLDADEVMSGNREETLDLVDRALAKSVQIVVIDGGATAGKLYEAACLLKSLVKGRAYLLIAERVDIASAVGATGVALSDEGLPAIVARNTLMGTNPDSVVLPLVARIVKDVDSALSASSSEGADFLILGSGEDEQVGLLAESLLKSVKIPIFVTCRSKGEEEAKEELQLLKSGASGFVISLKDLRSSRDVALRQCLDGPYVVNHETRNENEGILNEKPFGEATDLLEKKNSAGFIKLEDKQKQIIEMEKSALRETIEIIQKAAPLMEEVSLLIDAVSRIDEPFLMVIVGEFNSGKSTVINALLGKRYLKEGVIPTTNEITFLCYSDLESGEQQRCQMHPDGQYICYLPAPILKDINIVDTPGTNVILQRQQRLTEEFVPRADLLVFVLSADRPLTESEVAFLRYTQQWKKKFMFILNKSDIYRDARELEEAISFVKENTRKLLNTENVILYPVSARSALEAKLSTASLVGRDDLEVSDPRFSWRVQSFNELEKFIFSFLDSSTATGMERIRLKLETPMVIAERLLSSVESLVRQDCLAAREDLASAEKIINQTKEYALKMEYESISWRRQALSLIDNARLQVVDLIENTLRLSSLDLAISYVFKGENSASVAATSKVQGEILAPALSNAKELLGKYAEWLQSNTAREGSMSLKSFEKKWPTYFNSKTQLGIDTYDLLRKTDKISLKTIQNLSAGTTSKRLEQDIREVFFVTVGGLGAAGLSASLLTSVLPTTLEDLLALGLCSAGGYVAIANFPYRRQAIIGKVNKVADALAQQLEDAMQKDLSDATNNLVNFVNIVAKPYREEAQLRLDRLLGIQKELSDIRSKLQLLQVDIDNLHVLRDEMRL; encoded by the exons atgaGAACTCTAATCTCTCACCGGCAATGTGTGACGTCACCGTTTCTTATCTCCGCCACAACACCACCGTTTCCTAGCCGGTGCTGCCGATTAACTTCGTCATCGTCCTTTTCTCCTTCACGTCATAGGCGTCTATCTTCTCTCTCGATCAGAAACGTTTCGCATGAATCCGCCGAtcagacttcttcttcttctaggcCGCGAACTCTTTACCCTGGTGGTTACAAGCGTCCCGAACTCGCCGTTCCTGGTCTACTTCTCCGACTAGACGCGGATGAGGTTATGAGCGGGAATCGTGAAGAGACTCTCGATTTGGTCGACCGTGCGTTAGCTAAATCGGTTCAAATCGTTGTAATTGATGGCGGAGCTACCGCCGGTAAGCTCTACGAGGCGGCTTGTTTGCTGAAATCACTTGTCAAGGGTCGTGCTTACCTCTTGATCGCCGAACGTGTTGATATCGCCTCCGCCGTTGGTGCTACTGGTGTTGCTCTCTCCGACGAAG GTCTTCCGGCCATAGTGGCGAGAAACACATTGATGGGAACCAATCCCGACTCGGTAGTTCTTCCTTTGGTAGCTAGGATTGTGAAGGATGTTGATTCTGCTCTAAGTGCCTCTAGCTCTGAGGGTGCTGATTTCCTTATACTGGGATCTGGTGAAGATGAACAAGTGGGTTTATTAGCGGAATCTTTGTTGAAGAGCGTGAAAATACCGATTTTTGTGACTTGCAGaagcaaaggagaagaagaagctaaagaagaatTGCAGTTGCTGAAATCAGGCGCTTCTGGTTTTGTTATATCGTTGAAAGATCTGCGTTCTTCTAGGGATGTAGCTCTTCGCCAGTGTCTTGATGGACCTTATGTTGTGAATCATGAAACACGGAACGAGAATGAAGGCATCCTTAACGAAAAACCATTTGGTGAGGCTACTGACTTGCTGGAGAAAAAGAATTCTGCTGGCTTCATAAAATTAGAGGACAAACAGAAGCAAATAATAGAAATGGAGAAATCAGCATTGAGAGAGACGATTGAAATTATCCAGAAGGCGGCTCCACTg ATGGAGGAAGTCTCCCTTCTAATTGATGCAGTTTCCCGGATTGATGAGCCGTTTTTAATGGTTATAGTG GGGGAGTTTAACTCCGGAAAATCAACGGTTATCAATGCACTTCTTGGGAAGAGATACCTCAAAGAGGGGGTTATCCCCACTACCAATGAGATCACTTTTCTGTGCTACTCAGACTTGGAATCCGGAGAGCAACAACGTTGCCAAATGCATCCAGATGGCCAATACATCTGCTATCTTCCTGCACCAATACTTAAGGAT ATAAATATCGTTGACACACCTGGGACCAATGTGATCCTTCAAAGGCAACAACGTCTTACAGAAGAATTTGTTCCACGGGCAGATCTGCTTGTTTTCGTTCTTTCTGCTGACCGCCCTTTAACTGAAAGTGAG GTTGCGTTTCTCCGGTACACACAGCAATGGAAAAAGAAATTTATGTTTATTCTGAATAAATCTGATATCTACCGTGATGCTCGTGAG CTTGAGGAAGCTATTTCATTTGTTAAGGAGAATACACGGAAGTTGCTTAATACAGAAAATGTGATATTGTATCCGGTGTCCGCACGGTCTGCTCTCGAGGCGAAGCTTTCAACAGCTTCTTTAGTTGGCAGAGATGATCTTGAGGTTTCAGATCCTCGTTTTAGTTGGAGAGTCCAGAGCTTCAATGAACTCGAGAAATTTATTTTTAGCTTCTTGGATAGCTCAACTGCTACCGGGATGGAGAGGATAAGGCTTAAATTGGAGACACCTATGGTGATTGCTGAGCGTCTCCTTTCTTCTGTGGAATCTCTTGTGAGGCAAGATTGCCTAGCTGCTAGGGAAGACTTGGCTTCAGCAGAAAAGATTATCAATCAAACTAAAGAATACGCGCTTAAGATGGAATATGAGAGCATTTCTTGGAGAAGGCAGGCTCTCTCGTTG ATTGATAATGCCAGATTACAAGTTGTTGATCTAATAGAAAATACCCTGCGACTATCAAGTCTCGATCTTGCGATCTCCTACGTGTTTAAAGGGGAAAACTCGGCCTCAGTAGCAGCTACATCCAAAGTTCAGGGTGAAATACTCGCTCCAGCACTCTCAAATGCTAAA GAATTGCTTGGAAAATATGCTGAATGGCTACAATCAAATACTGCCCGTGAAGGAAGTATGTCCCTGAAATCATTTGAAAAGAAATGGCCGACATATTTCAATTCGAAAACTCAATTGGGCATAGACACATATGACTTGCTTCGGAAAACTGATAAAATCAGCTTGAAAACGATACAGAATTTGAGTGCCGGAACCACATCGAAACGATTGGAACAAGATATTCGAGAAGTG TTCTTTGTGACAGTTGGTGGGCTTGGAGCTGCGGGACTATCTGCATCACTTCTAACCTCAGTGCTACCCACCACACTGGAAGATCTTCTTGCACTTGGTCTTTGCTCCGCTGGAGG GTATGTGGCTATAGCAAACTTCCCATATCGAAGACAAGCTATAATTGGTAAAGTGAATAAAGTGGCTGATGCATTGGCTCAACAACTAGAAGATGCTATGCAAAAGGATCTTTCAGATGCGACGAATAATCTAGTAAATTTTGTGAATATCGTTGCCAAGCCTTACCGAGAAGAAGCTCAGCTAAGACTTGATCGTCTTTTAGGAATTCAGAAAGAACTATCAGATATTAGAAGTAAATTACAGTTGCTACAAGTTGATATTGATAACCTTCATGTATTACGAGACGAGATGAGACTTTAG
- the LOC104754424 gene encoding pentatricopeptide repeat-containing protein At1g03100, mitochondrial-like, which translates to MLSWRKTKLRAVSLHQSRLTSLFRGVLLLDAIEVTGTQSRASLQHGLAGKTVLYNARNPIVLSTLRTGTTFHVRSIKITEAFSTISGSILLQARDPAKLNEEIQIAVDEHRCDEAWRLFEQHMQMEGFPRKSVVNNVLVCFAESLDSNWLQKGYTLVEQAYEESKQNLLEKEPLLYLSLALAKSGMAVPASTILRKLVETEEYPHVSSWSAVLAHMSLAGSGSYLSAELVLEIGYLFHNNRVDPRKKSNASLLAMKPNTQALNIALAGCLLFGTTRKAEQLLDMIPKIGVKADANLLVIMAHIYERNGRREELRKLQRHIDEACNLNDSQFWQFYNCLLMCHLKFGDLESASKMVLEMLRRGKVARNSLGAAILEFDIADDDRLDLKKVSGKGSEANEHDIPEIKVVSIHSMIPYDEFSRDRKFLKLEAEAKDVLGALLAKLHVQVKLITSKRGVLQPTEEIYVKLAKAFLESGKMKELAEFLLKAEHEDSPVSSDNSILVNVINACISLGMLDQAHDLLDEMRMAGVRTGSSVYSLLLKAYCKTNRTREVTSLLRDAQKAGIQLDSSCYEALIQSQVIQNDTHGALNVFKEMKEAKIPRGGNQQFEKLLKGCEGNAEAGLMSKLLREIREGQSLDAGVHDWNNVIHLMQDAEKALTRMRTLVHSPNSQTFHSMVTGYAAIGSKYTEVTELWGEMKSIAAATSLMRFDQELLDAVLYTFVRGGFFSRANEVVEMMEKKNMFVDKYKYRMLFLKYHKTAYKGKAPKVQSESQLKKREAGLVFKKWLGLS; encoded by the coding sequence aTGTTGTCATGGAGGAAAACGAAGCTTCGGGCTGTTTCACTTCACCAGTCTCGTTTGACTTCTTTGTTTCGTGGAGTTCTTCTCCTCGACGCCATTGAAGTTACAGGTACTCAATCTCGAGCTTCTTTACAACATGGTTTGGCGGGTAAAACTGTTCTGTATAACGCCAGGAACCCCATTGTGTTATCTACACTTCGTACTGGTACCACGTTCCATGTACGGTCTATCAAAATAACAGAAGCATTTTCAACAATTTCTGGATCTATATTGCTTCAAGCCAGGGATCCTGCTAAACTTAATGAAGAAATTCAAATTGCAGTTGATGAACATAGATGTGATGAAGCTTGGAGATTGTTTGAACAACACATGCAAATGGAAGGGTTTCCGCGAAAATCTGTTGTCAAcaatgttttggtttgttttgctGAGAGTCTTGATTCCAATTGGCTACAAAAGGGTTACACTTTAGTGGAACAAGCCTACGAGGAGAGTAAACAGAATTTGCTGGAGAAGGAACCTCTGTTATATCTCTCCTTGGCTCTCGCCAAGTCTGGCATGGCTGTTCCTGCATCAACGATCTTGAGGAAGCTGGTTGAGACAGAAGAGTATCCTCATGTGAGTTCCTGGTCTGCGGTGTTAGCACATATGTCTCTTGCGGGTTCAGGAAGTTATCTTTCTGCGGAGTTGGTTCTTGAGATTGGTTACTTGTTTCACAATAACAGAGTTGATCCACGAAAGAAGAGCAACGCATCTTTGCTTGCAATGAAGCCTAACACTCAGGCATTGAACATTGCTTTGGCgggttgtttgttgtttgggACAACACGAAAAGCTGAACAGCTTCTTGATATGATACCAAAGATCGGTGTTAAAGCTGATGCAAACTTGTTAGTAATAATGGCTCATATATACGAAAGAAATGGGCGGCGAGAGGAACTGAGGAAGCTTCAAAGGCATATAGATGAAGCTTGTAACTTAAATGATTCTCAGTTTTGGCAATTTTATAACTGTTTGCTCATGTGTCACCTGAAATTCGGGGATCTTGAATCTGCTTCGAAAATGGTTCTGGAAATGCTAAGAAGAGGAAAGGTAGCAAGGAACTCACTTGGAGCTGCCATTcttgaatttgatattgcagATGATGATAGATTGGATCTCAAAAAAGTATCTGGAAAAGGATCAGAGGCCAATGAACACGATATTCCCGAAATTAAAGTGGTTTCTATTCACAGTATGATTCCTTATGATGAGTTCTCTAGAGACAGGAAATTTTTGAAACTTGAAGCTGAGGCAAAGGATGTTCTTGGTGCATTGTTGGCTAAGTTGCATGTACAGGTCAAATTGATTACCTCCAAACGCGGTGTTCTGCAGCCGACGGAAGAGATTTATGTGAAATTGGCTAAGGCATTCCTGGAAAGTGGAAAGATGAAAGAGTTAGCAGAGTTTCTGTTAAAGGCAGAACATGAAGACTCCCCTGTTTCTAGTGATAACTCGATCTTGGTGAATGTTATCAACGCTTGTATTTCCCTAGGAATGTTGGATCAAGCGCATGATCTACTTGATGAGATGCGTATGGCTGGGGTAAGAACCGGTTCTTCGGTTTATTCTTTGCTCCTCAAAGCGTACTGCAAAACAAACCGAACTAGAGAAGTTACATCACTCCTTAGAGATGCTCAAAAGGCAGGGATTCAATTAGACTCGAGCTGTTATGAAGCTTTAATCCAGTCTCAAGTGATTCAGAACGATACTCATGGAGCTCTCAATGTGTTCAAGGAAATGAAAGAGGCGAAGATACCGAGAGGCGGCAATCAGCAGTTCGAGAAGCTCTTAAAGGGATGTGAAGGAAACGCAGAGGCGGGACTTATGTCGAAACTCTTGAGAGAAATCAGAGAAGGGCAGAGTTTGGATGCTGGTGTTCATGATTGGAACAATGTGATCCATTTGATGCAAGATGCAGAGAAGGCGTTAACGAGGATGAGAACTCTTGTTCATTCGCCAAATTCTCAAACTTTTCATTCTATGGTCACAGGGTATGCAGCCATAGGGAGCAAATACACAGAGGTCACTGAACTATGGGGAGAAATGAAGTCCATAGCCGCAGCTACTTCATTGATGAGGTTTGATCAAGAGTTGCTCGATGCGGTGCTCTACACGTTTGTTAGAGGCGGATTTTTCTCGCGGGCTAATGAAGTTGTGGAGATGATGGAGAAAAAGAATATGTTTGTTGATAAGTACAAGTATCGGATGCTCTTCTTGAAGTATCACAAGACTGCTTATAAAGGCAAAGCTCCAAAAGTTCAGAGTGAGTCTCAGCTCAAGAAGAGAGAAGCTGGTTTAGTATTCAAGAAATGGCTCGGGCTATCTTGA
- the LOC104754423 gene encoding tRNA (guanine-N(7)-)-methyltransferase non-catalytic subunit wdr4-like: MEESHIEDAETQNKLEVAPALISVHPSQKSVAVAVGSDLRVFDLIENCSVTLVDESDGPSSKGSIRAIRYAASGKLFVSAGDDKLVKIWSTESWSCLYTICSEKRVTAVAISSDDSHVCYADKFGVVWVVELDGIIEGKVLPSKKGAQLLSHYCSIITSLEFSPNGQYILSADRDFKIRVTVFPKKPLEGAHEIQSFCLGHTEFITCTAFVSTPEVTQGYLMSGSGDSTVRLWDITSGSLLDTCEVTTVAGHVESNESEPPTQVTVTDICTIPNSSLAAVTIQSFQGIFLLSCDMAAHTLSITKVIKIPGESFIPTSISVSASTRLLWMVSGASNLPGSNHPGFSRVQVISCIETESSSILGDEHIPGGTKLLEQLQGKVPIEESVMSAAAEAVRAAMSSLLMKKQYSDEKREFRKRTRNDKKTTQ; this comes from the exons ATGGAAGAATCTCACATAGAAGATGCagaaacccaaaacaaactcgAAGTTGCTCCTGCATTGATTTCAGTTCATCCATCTCAGAAATCTGTCGCTGTCGCTGTCGGGTCAGATCTTCGTGTATTCGATCTTAt AGAGAATTGTTCTGTTACTTTAGTGGATGAATCTGATGGGCCTTCTTCTAAGGGTTCCATTAGAGCTATTCGTTATGCTGCATCTGGTAAGCTTTTTGTGTCTGCGGGAGATGACAAGCTTGTTAAGATTTGGTCTACCGAGTCTTGGAGTTGCCTATATACTAT ATGTTCTGAGAAGAGAGTTACTGCAGTTGCTATAAGTAGCGATGATTCACATGTTTGCTATGCCGATAAGTTTGGTGTTGTATGGGTGGTCGAGTTGGATGGGATCATAGAGGGTAAAGTTTTACCTAGTAAGAAGGGTGCGCAGCTGCTTTCCCACTACTGTAGTATTATTACTAGCCTG GAGTTTTCCCCAAATGGTCAATATATTCTTAGTGCAGACCGGGACTTTAAGATAAGG GTGACTGTTTTCCCCAAGAAGCCTTTAGAAGGGGCACATGAAATTCAGAGTTTTTGTCTTGGACATACAGA GTTCATCACCTGCACAGCATTTGTCAGCACTCCAGAGGTTACTCAGGGATACCTCATGTCTGGAAGTGGAGATTCAACT GTTCGACTGTGGGATATTACATCTGGGTCTCTTCTTGACACATGTGAAGTTACTACAGTG GCAGGACATGTAGAGTCCAATGAAAGTGAGCCGCCAACCCAAGTCACAGTTACTGACATATGCACTATCCCAAATTCTTCTCTTGCAGCAGTAACAATTCAAAG TTTTCAaggaatttttttgttaagctGTGATATGGCAGCACATACTCTCTCTATCACAAAG GTGATTAAAATACCTGGAGAAAGTTTCATTCCCACAAGTATCTCTGTAAGTGCGTCTACAAGATTACTATGGATGGTATCAGGAGCCTCAAACCTCCCTGGTTCGAACCATCCTGGTTTTTCAAGGGTTCAGGTCATCTCGTGCATTGAGACCGAATCATCTTCAATCCTTGGAGACGAGCATATTCCAGGAGGGACCAAACTGTTGGAGCAATTGCAAGGTAAAGTTCCAATAGAAGAGAGTGTAATGAGTGCTGCGGCAGAAGCTGTGAGAGCAGCAATGTCCAGCCTTTTGATGAAGAAGCAATACTCTGACGAGAAGAGAGAGTTCAGAAAAAGAACCAGAAACGATAAGAAAACCACACAATAA
- the LOC104754422 gene encoding late embryogenesis abundant protein 3, whose product MAQHQHSPQRPRDEENTRPHDQYGDVFNVSGDDVARKQGVGFPQPDPTVAKMRSVDTVTIGEALEATALSLGDKPVGRKDAAAIQAAETRATGEFKTRPGGLAAAAQAAAASNEQTVSEEDKVTIEDILTDAAERLPGDKVVTSEDAEAVVGAELRSSSEMKTTPGGVADSMSAGARLNQHL is encoded by the exons ATGGCACAGCATCAGCATTCTCCTCAAAGGCCAAGAGATGAGGAAAACACACGGCCACATGATCAATACGGCGACGTTTTCAACGTCTCCGGAGATGACGTGGCGAGAAAGCAAGGCGTTGGTTTCCCTCAACCCGATCCAACGGTTGCGAAGATGCGATCCGTAGACACAGTTACGATCGGGGAGGCTTTGGAGGCTACGGCTTTGTCGCTTGGTGATAAGCCTGTCGGCCGTAAAGACGCAGCTGCGATACAAGCGGCTGAAACTAGAGCCACAGGTGAGTTTAAGACTCGGCCCGGTGGTCTTGCCGCAGCGGCTCAGGCGGCTGCTGCTTCTAACGAACAGACGGTGTCGGAGGAAGACAAAGTGACGATAGAAGACATTCTCACA GATGCCGCGGAGAGGCTTCCAGGAGACAAGGTGGTGACAAGTGAAGATGCTGAGGCGGTGGTTGGAGCGGAACTTAGAAGCAGTTCAGAGATGAAGACAACTCCTGGTGGTGTGGCGGATTCCATGTCGGCGGGGGCAAGGCTTAATCAACACCTCTAA
- the LOC104754421 gene encoding photosystem I reaction center subunit II-2, chloroplastic-like — MITLSKNVRFSSTLSLSDSIKPFHLDSLTSQRKRTEKKIIMATQAAGIFSPTIKATASVVKKLHLFSTSHRPKSLSFTKTATRAEKTDSSSAAPAAAVKEEAPVGFTPPQLDPNTPSPIFAGSTGGLLRKAQVEEFYVITWNSPKEQIFEMPTGGAAIMRERPNLLKLARKEQCLALGTRLRSKYKIKYQFYRVFPNGEVQYLHPKDGVYPEKANPGREGVGQNMRSIGKNVSPIEVKFTGKQSYDL, encoded by the coding sequence ATGATCACCTTATCCAAAAATGTTCGATTCTCATCAACTCTCTCGTTGTCAGATTCTATTAAGCCATTTCATCTCGATTCATTAACTTCACAAAGAAAGAgaacggaaaaaaaaattattatggcAACTCAAGCCGCCGGAATCTTCAGCCCCACCATAAAAGCCACTGCTTCCGTCGTCAAGAAACTCCACCTCTTCTCAACGAGCCACCGTCCcaagtctctctctttcaccAAAACCGCCACCCGCGCCGAGAAAACAGATTCCTCCTCTGCTGCCCCGGCCGCTGCCGTGAAAGAAGAAGCTCCGGTTGGATTCACACCCCCGCAGCTAGATCCAAACACACCATCACCAATCTTCGCCGGAAGCACAGGAGGTCTCCTCCGTAAAGCACAAGTAGAAGAATTCTACGTCATCACATGGAACTCGCCGAAAGAACAAATCTTTGAGATGCCAACAGGGGGAGCTGCGATTATGAGAGAAAGACCGAATCTGTTGAAACTAGCGAGAAAAGAACAGTGTCTAGCTTTAGGTACGAGGTTGAGGTCAAAGTACAAGATCAAGTACCAGTTTTACAGAGTGTTCCCCAACGGGGAGGTTCAGTATCTTCACCCGAAAGATGGAGTTTATCCAGAGAAAGCGAATCCAGGAAGAGAAGGTGTTGGACAAAACATGAGATCCATCGGTAAAAATGTTAGTCCCATTGAGGTAAAATTCACTGGGAAACAATCTTATGATTTGTAA